One genomic region from Scomber scombrus chromosome 19, fScoSco1.1, whole genome shotgun sequence encodes:
- the foxa2 gene encoding forkhead box protein A2 isoform X3 → MMLGAVKMEGHEHTDWSTYYGEPECYTSVGNMNTGLGMNSMNTYMSMSGMSSTANMTANSMNMSYVNTGMSPSMTGMSPGTGAMNGMGASMTAMSAALSPSMSPMTAQPASMNALTSYTNMNAMSPIYGQSNINRSRDPKTYRRSYTHAKPPYSYISLITMAIQQSPSKMLTLAEIYQWIMDLFPFYRQNQQRWQNSIRHSLSFNDCFLKVPRSPDKPGKGSFWTLHPDSGNMFENGCYLRRQKRFKCDKKSMKDPSRKGGDGGSSNSSSESCNGNESPHSNSSTSDHKRSLSDMKTSQALSPEHAASPVSQGQHLMSQHHSVLAHDAHLKPEHHYSFNHPFSINNLMSSEQQHHKMDLKTYEQVMHYSGYGSPMAGALSMGPMAGKPGLDSSSIPDTTYYQGVYSRPIMNSS, encoded by the exons ATGATGCTTGGAGCAGTTAAAATGGAAGGACACGAACACACCGACTGGAGCACCTACTACGGAGAGCCCGAG TGCTATACCTCCGTTGGCAACATGAACACCGGCCTGGGAATGAACTCTATGAATACCTACATGAGCATGTCCGGCATGAGCAGCACTGCCAACATGACGGCCAACTCCATGAACATGTCATACGTCAACACGGGCATGAGCCCCTCCATGACCGGCATGTCACCGGGAACCGGAGCCATGAACGGCATGGGCGCAAGCATGACTGCCATGAGCGCAGCCCTGAGCCCCAGTATGAGTCCTATGACCGCGCAGCCCGCGTCTATGAACGCCCTGACATCCTACACCAACATGAACGCCATGAGCCCCATATACGGACAGTCTAACATCAACAGGTCCAGAGACCCAAAGACCTACCGCAGGAGCTACACTCACGCCAAACCCCCGTATTCCTACATTTCCCTCATCACCATGGCCATCCAGCAGTCTCCCAGTAAGATGCTGACACTGGCCGAGATTTACCAGTGGATAATGGACCTCTTCCCTTTTTACCGACAAAACCAGCAGCGCTGGCAGAACTCCATTCGCCATTCTTTGTCCTTCAATGACTGTTTCCTCAAAGTGCCGAGGTCGCCGGATAAACCAGGGAAAGGCTCCTTTTGGACTCTCCATCCGGACTCCGGGAACATGTTTGAGAACGGCTGCTACCTGAGGAGGCAGAAGCGCTTCAAGTGCGACAAGAAGAGCATGAAGGATCCCAGCCGTAAAGGGGGAGACGGCGGCTCTTCCAACAGCAGTTCTGAAAGCTGCAACGGCAACGAGTCGCCGCATTCCAACTCCTCCACCAGCGACCACAAAAGGTCCCTGTCGGACATGAAGACGAGTCAGGCCCTGAGCCCGGAGCACGCCGCGTCCCCGGTGTCTCAGGGGCAGCACCTCATGTCTCAGCATCACTCGGTTCTTGCGCACGATGCGCACCTGAAGCCGGAGCACCACTACTCCTTCAACCACCCGTTCTCCATCAATAACCTCATGTCCTCggagcagcagcatcacaaAATGGACCTAAAGACTTACGAGCAGGTGATGCATTACTCCGGCTATGGCTCTCCTATGGCCGGGGCTCTTTCCATGGGCCCCATGGCGGGGAAACCCGGTCTGGATTCCTCATCCATACCTGACACAACTTACTATCAAGGCGTCTATTCCAGGCCAATCATGAACTCCTCATAA
- the foxa2 gene encoding forkhead box protein A2 isoform X1 translates to MANTTLQNITKKSNNITRAKERIHLHTCQSHITAIACHLGVSEAQTMPLTLWTLKRLHTLLVSIYHNLNQCYTSVGNMNTGLGMNSMNTYMSMSGMSSTANMTANSMNMSYVNTGMSPSMTGMSPGTGAMNGMGASMTAMSAALSPSMSPMTAQPASMNALTSYTNMNAMSPIYGQSNINRSRDPKTYRRSYTHAKPPYSYISLITMAIQQSPSKMLTLAEIYQWIMDLFPFYRQNQQRWQNSIRHSLSFNDCFLKVPRSPDKPGKGSFWTLHPDSGNMFENGCYLRRQKRFKCDKKSMKDPSRKGGDGGSSNSSSESCNGNESPHSNSSTSDHKRSLSDMKTSQALSPEHAASPVSQGQHLMSQHHSVLAHDAHLKPEHHYSFNHPFSINNLMSSEQQHHKMDLKTYEQVMHYSGYGSPMAGALSMGPMAGKPGLDSSSIPDTTYYQGVYSRPIMNSS, encoded by the exons ATGGCTAACACGACACTACAGAATATAACAAAAAAGAGCAATAACATAACGAGAGCGAAAGAACGAATACACCTCCATACATGTCAGTCACACATTACAGCTATAGCATGTCATTTAGGCGTATCTGAGGCGCAGACTATGCCTTTAACACTTTGGACATTAAAACGCCTTCATACGCTGTTGGTAAGCATTTACCACAATCTCAACCAG TGCTATACCTCCGTTGGCAACATGAACACCGGCCTGGGAATGAACTCTATGAATACCTACATGAGCATGTCCGGCATGAGCAGCACTGCCAACATGACGGCCAACTCCATGAACATGTCATACGTCAACACGGGCATGAGCCCCTCCATGACCGGCATGTCACCGGGAACCGGAGCCATGAACGGCATGGGCGCAAGCATGACTGCCATGAGCGCAGCCCTGAGCCCCAGTATGAGTCCTATGACCGCGCAGCCCGCGTCTATGAACGCCCTGACATCCTACACCAACATGAACGCCATGAGCCCCATATACGGACAGTCTAACATCAACAGGTCCAGAGACCCAAAGACCTACCGCAGGAGCTACACTCACGCCAAACCCCCGTATTCCTACATTTCCCTCATCACCATGGCCATCCAGCAGTCTCCCAGTAAGATGCTGACACTGGCCGAGATTTACCAGTGGATAATGGACCTCTTCCCTTTTTACCGACAAAACCAGCAGCGCTGGCAGAACTCCATTCGCCATTCTTTGTCCTTCAATGACTGTTTCCTCAAAGTGCCGAGGTCGCCGGATAAACCAGGGAAAGGCTCCTTTTGGACTCTCCATCCGGACTCCGGGAACATGTTTGAGAACGGCTGCTACCTGAGGAGGCAGAAGCGCTTCAAGTGCGACAAGAAGAGCATGAAGGATCCCAGCCGTAAAGGGGGAGACGGCGGCTCTTCCAACAGCAGTTCTGAAAGCTGCAACGGCAACGAGTCGCCGCATTCCAACTCCTCCACCAGCGACCACAAAAGGTCCCTGTCGGACATGAAGACGAGTCAGGCCCTGAGCCCGGAGCACGCCGCGTCCCCGGTGTCTCAGGGGCAGCACCTCATGTCTCAGCATCACTCGGTTCTTGCGCACGATGCGCACCTGAAGCCGGAGCACCACTACTCCTTCAACCACCCGTTCTCCATCAATAACCTCATGTCCTCggagcagcagcatcacaaAATGGACCTAAAGACTTACGAGCAGGTGATGCATTACTCCGGCTATGGCTCTCCTATGGCCGGGGCTCTTTCCATGGGCCCCATGGCGGGGAAACCCGGTCTGGATTCCTCATCCATACCTGACACAACTTACTATCAAGGCGTCTATTCCAGGCCAATCATGAACTCCTCATAA
- the foxa2 gene encoding forkhead box protein A2 isoform X2, producing MANTTLQNITKKSNNITRAKERIHLHTCQSHITAIACHLGVSEAQTMPLTLWTLKRLHTLLCYTSVGNMNTGLGMNSMNTYMSMSGMSSTANMTANSMNMSYVNTGMSPSMTGMSPGTGAMNGMGASMTAMSAALSPSMSPMTAQPASMNALTSYTNMNAMSPIYGQSNINRSRDPKTYRRSYTHAKPPYSYISLITMAIQQSPSKMLTLAEIYQWIMDLFPFYRQNQQRWQNSIRHSLSFNDCFLKVPRSPDKPGKGSFWTLHPDSGNMFENGCYLRRQKRFKCDKKSMKDPSRKGGDGGSSNSSSESCNGNESPHSNSSTSDHKRSLSDMKTSQALSPEHAASPVSQGQHLMSQHHSVLAHDAHLKPEHHYSFNHPFSINNLMSSEQQHHKMDLKTYEQVMHYSGYGSPMAGALSMGPMAGKPGLDSSSIPDTTYYQGVYSRPIMNSS from the exons ATGGCTAACACGACACTACAGAATATAACAAAAAAGAGCAATAACATAACGAGAGCGAAAGAACGAATACACCTCCATACATGTCAGTCACACATTACAGCTATAGCATGTCATTTAGGCGTATCTGAGGCGCAGACTATGCCTTTAACACTTTGGACATTAAAACGCCTTCATACGCTGTTG TGCTATACCTCCGTTGGCAACATGAACACCGGCCTGGGAATGAACTCTATGAATACCTACATGAGCATGTCCGGCATGAGCAGCACTGCCAACATGACGGCCAACTCCATGAACATGTCATACGTCAACACGGGCATGAGCCCCTCCATGACCGGCATGTCACCGGGAACCGGAGCCATGAACGGCATGGGCGCAAGCATGACTGCCATGAGCGCAGCCCTGAGCCCCAGTATGAGTCCTATGACCGCGCAGCCCGCGTCTATGAACGCCCTGACATCCTACACCAACATGAACGCCATGAGCCCCATATACGGACAGTCTAACATCAACAGGTCCAGAGACCCAAAGACCTACCGCAGGAGCTACACTCACGCCAAACCCCCGTATTCCTACATTTCCCTCATCACCATGGCCATCCAGCAGTCTCCCAGTAAGATGCTGACACTGGCCGAGATTTACCAGTGGATAATGGACCTCTTCCCTTTTTACCGACAAAACCAGCAGCGCTGGCAGAACTCCATTCGCCATTCTTTGTCCTTCAATGACTGTTTCCTCAAAGTGCCGAGGTCGCCGGATAAACCAGGGAAAGGCTCCTTTTGGACTCTCCATCCGGACTCCGGGAACATGTTTGAGAACGGCTGCTACCTGAGGAGGCAGAAGCGCTTCAAGTGCGACAAGAAGAGCATGAAGGATCCCAGCCGTAAAGGGGGAGACGGCGGCTCTTCCAACAGCAGTTCTGAAAGCTGCAACGGCAACGAGTCGCCGCATTCCAACTCCTCCACCAGCGACCACAAAAGGTCCCTGTCGGACATGAAGACGAGTCAGGCCCTGAGCCCGGAGCACGCCGCGTCCCCGGTGTCTCAGGGGCAGCACCTCATGTCTCAGCATCACTCGGTTCTTGCGCACGATGCGCACCTGAAGCCGGAGCACCACTACTCCTTCAACCACCCGTTCTCCATCAATAACCTCATGTCCTCggagcagcagcatcacaaAATGGACCTAAAGACTTACGAGCAGGTGATGCATTACTCCGGCTATGGCTCTCCTATGGCCGGGGCTCTTTCCATGGGCCCCATGGCGGGGAAACCCGGTCTGGATTCCTCATCCATACCTGACACAACTTACTATCAAGGCGTCTATTCCAGGCCAATCATGAACTCCTCATAA